The Drosophila innubila isolate TH190305 chromosome 3R unlocalized genomic scaffold, UK_Dinn_1.0 2_E_3R, whole genome shotgun sequence genome has a segment encoding these proteins:
- the LOC117791865 gene encoding uncharacterized protein LOC117791865, with translation MPIKCQFNLSRTSAVYYTGEQISGTITLKITKKPMQVEGISITLLGVTTTSWHEAAKDLTHIEHNDSTGPTEPIQLHYAASKTHVEQTQQLAKSLILPPGCMQLGNFALQLPNNAPGSCRLDYGTTNYSLQLTLERRSKHAKRFQHRLCIRNRIEFHELTPATIQSSTLCLNLPRSVFVPGQRVAYRLEASVPSCQFTTRLCQCISYESQQPVVKCKKVVRVLNESCNMEDSLHLPLTAPIMSRLSGEAIEIAYYLETLSDCSKPLRLPLFVGTVAPPVDNPKNCSSLGFVNFGLSENVLMCSSINQLLPHSCSREIATSSYAKHNEHLKLLRRQKKHSYVRIALQYFYKHLLPAN, from the exons ATGCCCATCAAATGTCAGTTTAATTTGTCGCGCACGTCAGCGGTTTACTACACTGGTGAACAAATTTCAGGCACAATTACGCTGAAAATCACTAAAAAGCCGATGCAAGTCGAAG GCATCAGCATTACATTGCTTGGAGTTACCACAACCAGCTGGCATGAAGCAGCTAAAGATTTAACACATATCGAGCACAACGATAGCACTGGACCCACTGAACCGATCCAGCTCCATTATGCCGCCTCAAAGACACACGTTGAGCAGACGCAGCAGCTGGCCAAGTCATTGATCTTGCCACCCGGCTGCATGCAACTGGGCAACTTTGCGCTTCAATTGCCCAACAATGCGCCAGGCAGCTGTCGCTTGGATTATGGTACGACTAACTATTCACTTCAGTTGACTCTGGAACGTCGAAGCAAGCATGCCAAGCGATTCCAGCATCGTTTGTGCATAAGAAACCGCATTGAGTTTCATGAACTGACACCTGCAACAATTCAATCCTCCACTTTGTGCCTCAACTTGCCACGCAGCGTCTTTGTGCCGGGACAACGCGTTGCCTATCGTCTGGAGGCTTCAGTTCCCAGCTGCCAATTTACGACCCGTCTATGCCAATGCATCAGCTATGAGAGCCAACAGCCTGTGGTCAAGTGCAAGAAGGTTGTACGGGTGCTAAATGAGAGTTGTAATATGGAGGATTCACTTCATCTGCCTCTAACAGCGCCCATTATGAGTCGACTGTCTGGTGAAGCAATTGAGATCGCTTACTACTTGGAGACTTTAAGTGACTGCAGTAAACCACTGCGTCTACCTTTGTTTGTTGGCACTGTGGCGCCACCTGTCGACAATCCAAAGAATTGCTCTTCGCTTGGCTTTGTCAACTTTG GTCTCTCCGAAAATGTGCTGATGTGTTCATCAATCAATCAGCTGCTGCCCCACAGCTGTTCCCGAGAAATTGCCACCTCCAGTTATGCCAAACACAACGAACACCTCAAATTGCTGCGACGGCAGAAGAAACACTCGTACGTGAGGATAGCTCTACAGTATTTCTATAAACATTTACTGCCCGCTAATTAG
- the LOC117791862 gene encoding arrestin domain-containing protein 17 isoform X1, whose product MPIECLISFDNNPQGVYYAGQELSGVVDLSVDATKRIKGIHVTVSGYAKIRWIKKGYPRDSERAMCRAYRSYLSSRSYVLGSCAGNSCIDWLAGEYSYTFHVILPDNLPTSFDGKYGQIHYEIITTIERSGRYPKVFKLPFTVIQPLDLNADAIYRVPLEILDRKRFWSFCCPTGPLTVKFSTPYCGYAPGQKIHFVLYVNNESSIDITECEVKLKQEVSYESHDPQHEYRYDKHLIALKQFGNVLRWSRKVYRGYLDLPSIPPTSVKPTCPISVNYSIKIIVNPTEFHWKLKLKIPLTIGSIPIMDGPEALLRFNRQQQQHQVVSQHFQMSTQQTQRQRDRNSVPDQQRLTTNINNNNQATLSTQRSLGEGATLPTITSPSTATPTTAAQRPMAMPAILVTSDSDNPPDYIPMMPPSYEDAMALSEKFSDDIEFLTNVSMSSIMSAQGDVTSEREPFKPRYPVYYDYETPTIPPETLYSESNTQFCFGMQQESVLATDEDANAQGRAAFRNYEKK is encoded by the exons ATGCCCATTGAGTGCCTTATATCATTTGATAATAATCCACAAGGTGTCTACTATGCCGGACAGGAGCTATCTGGCGTTGTTGATCTTAGCGTCGATGCCACCAAGCGTATTAAAG GCATTCATGTCACCGTCAGTGGTTATGCCAAGATACGCTGGATAAAAAAGGGATATCCGCGGGACAGCGAACGCGCCATGTGCCGTGCCTATAGATCATATTTGTCATCAAGATCGTATGTGCTTGGTTCGTGTGCCGGCAATTCCTGCATCGACTGGCTGGCTGGCGAATACTCGTATACGTTTCATGTTATATTGCCCGATAACTTGCCCACATCCTTTGATGGCAAGTATGGCCAAATACACTACGAGATTATAACGACGATTGAAAGATCGGGTCGTTATCCGAAAGTATTCAAGCTGCCATTTACCGTGATACAACCGTTGGACCTGAATGCCGATGCCATCTATAGA GTTCCGCTGGAAATACTCGATCGCAAGCGATTCTGGAGCTTTTGCTGCCCAACCGGACCGCTGACGGTGAAGTTTTCGACCCCGTACTGCGGCTATGCTCCCGGGCAGAAAATACACTTTGTGCTTTATGTCAACAACGAGTCGTCGATTGATATAACCGAGTGTGAGGTGAAACTGAAGCAGGAGGTTAGCTATGAATCACATGATCCGCAGCATGAGTATCGCTATGATAAGCATCTGATAGCTTTAAAACAGTTTGGCAATGTGTTGCGCTGGTCGAGAAAGGTATATCGGGGCTATTTGGATCTGCCCTCGATACCGCCGACTTCGGTAAAACCGACATGTCCCATTAGCGTTAACTATTCAATTAAGATAATTGTGAATCCAACGGAATTTCACTGGAAGCTGAAACTTAAAATACCGCTGACCATCGGCAGCATACCCATCATGGATGGACCCGAGGCTCTGCTGCGATTCAatcgtcagcagcagcagcaccaagTAGTTAgtcaacattttcaaatgtCAACGCAGCAAACCCAAAGGCAGCGAGATCGTAACTCCGTTCCAGACCAGCAACGCTTGACTaccaacattaacaacaacaatcaggcAACACTGTCCACGCAACGCTCATTGGGTGAAGGTGCAACACTGCCGACCATAACATCTCCCTCAACAGCAACGCCAACAACTGCCGCCCAGAGGCCCATGGCCATGCCAGCGATATTAGTGACCAGCGATAGCGATAATCCCCCAGATTATATACCCATGA TGCCGCCCTCGTACGAAGATGCCATGGCTCTAAGTGAGAAATTTAGCGACGATATCgaatttttgacaaatgttAGCATGAGCAGCATTATGTCCGCTCAGGGCGATGTAACAAGTGAGCGTGAGCCCTTTAAACCGCGTTACCCGGTCTATTACGATTATGAGACACCGACCATACCGCCCG AGACGCTCTACAGTGAATCCAATACGCAGTTTTGCTTCGGGATGCAGCAGGAATCGGTCTTGGCAACGGATGAGGATGCGAATGCACAAGGAAGAGCTGCGTTCCGGAATTACGAAAAGAAATAA
- the LOC117791862 gene encoding arrestin domain-containing protein 17 isoform X2 has translation MPIECLISFDNNPQGVYYAGQELSGVVDLSVDATKRIKGIHVTVSGYAKIRWIKKGYPRDSERAMCRAYRSYLSSRSYVLGSCAGNSCIDWLAGEYSYTFHVILPDNLPTSFDGKYGQIHYEIITTIERSGRYPKVFKLPFTVIQPLDLNADAIYRVPLEILDRKRFWSFCCPTGPLTVKFSTPYCGYAPGQKIHFVLYVNNESSIDITECEVKLKQEVSYESHDPQHEYRYDKHLIALKQFGNVLRWSRKVYRGYLDLPSIPPTSVKPTCPISVNYSIKIIVNPTEFHWKLKLKIPLTIGSIPIMDGPEALLRFNRQQQQHQVVSQHFQMSTQQTQRQRDRNSVPDQQRLTTNINNNNQATLSTQRSLGEGATLPTITSPSTATPTTAAQRPMAMPAILVTSDSDNPPDYIPMMPPSYEDAMALSEKFSDDIEFLTNVSMSSIMSAQGDVTKTLYSESNTQFCFGMQQESVLATDEDANAQGRAAFRNYEKK, from the exons ATGCCCATTGAGTGCCTTATATCATTTGATAATAATCCACAAGGTGTCTACTATGCCGGACAGGAGCTATCTGGCGTTGTTGATCTTAGCGTCGATGCCACCAAGCGTATTAAAG GCATTCATGTCACCGTCAGTGGTTATGCCAAGATACGCTGGATAAAAAAGGGATATCCGCGGGACAGCGAACGCGCCATGTGCCGTGCCTATAGATCATATTTGTCATCAAGATCGTATGTGCTTGGTTCGTGTGCCGGCAATTCCTGCATCGACTGGCTGGCTGGCGAATACTCGTATACGTTTCATGTTATATTGCCCGATAACTTGCCCACATCCTTTGATGGCAAGTATGGCCAAATACACTACGAGATTATAACGACGATTGAAAGATCGGGTCGTTATCCGAAAGTATTCAAGCTGCCATTTACCGTGATACAACCGTTGGACCTGAATGCCGATGCCATCTATAGA GTTCCGCTGGAAATACTCGATCGCAAGCGATTCTGGAGCTTTTGCTGCCCAACCGGACCGCTGACGGTGAAGTTTTCGACCCCGTACTGCGGCTATGCTCCCGGGCAGAAAATACACTTTGTGCTTTATGTCAACAACGAGTCGTCGATTGATATAACCGAGTGTGAGGTGAAACTGAAGCAGGAGGTTAGCTATGAATCACATGATCCGCAGCATGAGTATCGCTATGATAAGCATCTGATAGCTTTAAAACAGTTTGGCAATGTGTTGCGCTGGTCGAGAAAGGTATATCGGGGCTATTTGGATCTGCCCTCGATACCGCCGACTTCGGTAAAACCGACATGTCCCATTAGCGTTAACTATTCAATTAAGATAATTGTGAATCCAACGGAATTTCACTGGAAGCTGAAACTTAAAATACCGCTGACCATCGGCAGCATACCCATCATGGATGGACCCGAGGCTCTGCTGCGATTCAatcgtcagcagcagcagcaccaagTAGTTAgtcaacattttcaaatgtCAACGCAGCAAACCCAAAGGCAGCGAGATCGTAACTCCGTTCCAGACCAGCAACGCTTGACTaccaacattaacaacaacaatcaggcAACACTGTCCACGCAACGCTCATTGGGTGAAGGTGCAACACTGCCGACCATAACATCTCCCTCAACAGCAACGCCAACAACTGCCGCCCAGAGGCCCATGGCCATGCCAGCGATATTAGTGACCAGCGATAGCGATAATCCCCCAGATTATATACCCATGA TGCCGCCCTCGTACGAAGATGCCATGGCTCTAAGTGAGAAATTTAGCGACGATATCgaatttttgacaaatgttAGCATGAGCAGCATTATGTCCGCTCAGGGCGATGTAACAA AGACGCTCTACAGTGAATCCAATACGCAGTTTTGCTTCGGGATGCAGCAGGAATCGGTCTTGGCAACGGATGAGGATGCGAATGCACAAGGAAGAGCTGCGTTCCGGAATTACGAAAAGAAATAA
- the LOC117791468 gene encoding pyridoxine/pyridoxamine 5'-phosphate oxidase isoform X1 — MRILQIVRKMSEAASMEQLSALRLKYHERKDAFLEQNISVKDPFCVFRDWLNDALNTKEILEPNAAALATVDAEGKPSNRFVLVKEATAEGFTFFTNYGSRKAEEIAGNSNVAIAIYWMPLRRSVRIEGVAEKIPQAASLKYFHERPRASQIGAAASPQSQRIPSRSYLDEIETSIKEKLGPDGEVPLPNWGGYLVRPTLIEFWQGQTDRLHDRIRFRRGPDVESEIDNKLVHCGENGWVYERLAP; from the exons A TGAGAATTCTGCAAATTGTACGTAAAATGAGCGAAGCTGCGTCAATGGAGCAACTTTCAG CACTGCGTTTAAAGTACCATGAACGTAAAGATGCATTTCTGGAGCAGAATATAAGCGTGAAGGATCCGTTTTGTGTATTCCGTGACTGGCTGAACGATGCGCTCAACACCAAAGAGATTCTGGAACCAAATGCTGCCGCTTTAGCTACAGTGGATGCCGAGGGAAAACCCTCAAATCGCTTTGTCCTGGTCAAGGAGGCCACAGCAGAaggctttacattttttaccaACTACGGCAGCCGTAAGGCCGAGGAGATTGCCGGTAACTCAAATGTGGCAATCGCCATCTATTGGATGCCACTGAGACGCAGTGTTCGGATTGAGGGCGTCGCCGAGAAGATTCCACAGGCAGCGTCCCTCAAGTATTTCCATGAGCGTCCACGTGCTAGCCAAATCGGAGCAGCCGCCAGTCCGCAAAGTCAACGCATTCCCTCTCGCAGCTACCTGGACGAGATAGAAACGAGCATTAAGGAGAAACTTGGCCCCGACGGCGAGGTGCCGTTGCCCAATTGGGGCGGCTATCTAGTGCGTCCGACTCTAATCGAGTTCTGGCAAGGACAAACGGATCGCTTGCACGATCGCATCCGTTTTCGACGTGGACCTGACGTCGAGTCTGAAATCGACAACAAGTTGGTGCATTGTGGGGAAAATGGTTGGGTTTATGAACGACTCGCACCATAA
- the LOC117791468 gene encoding pyridoxine-5'-phosphate oxidase isoform X2, with the protein MSEAASMEQLSALRLKYHERKDAFLEQNISVKDPFCVFRDWLNDALNTKEILEPNAAALATVDAEGKPSNRFVLVKEATAEGFTFFTNYGSRKAEEIAGNSNVAIAIYWMPLRRSVRIEGVAEKIPQAASLKYFHERPRASQIGAAASPQSQRIPSRSYLDEIETSIKEKLGPDGEVPLPNWGGYLVRPTLIEFWQGQTDRLHDRIRFRRGPDVESEIDNKLVHCGENGWVYERLAP; encoded by the exons ATGAGCGAAGCTGCGTCAATGGAGCAACTTTCAG CACTGCGTTTAAAGTACCATGAACGTAAAGATGCATTTCTGGAGCAGAATATAAGCGTGAAGGATCCGTTTTGTGTATTCCGTGACTGGCTGAACGATGCGCTCAACACCAAAGAGATTCTGGAACCAAATGCTGCCGCTTTAGCTACAGTGGATGCCGAGGGAAAACCCTCAAATCGCTTTGTCCTGGTCAAGGAGGCCACAGCAGAaggctttacattttttaccaACTACGGCAGCCGTAAGGCCGAGGAGATTGCCGGTAACTCAAATGTGGCAATCGCCATCTATTGGATGCCACTGAGACGCAGTGTTCGGATTGAGGGCGTCGCCGAGAAGATTCCACAGGCAGCGTCCCTCAAGTATTTCCATGAGCGTCCACGTGCTAGCCAAATCGGAGCAGCCGCCAGTCCGCAAAGTCAACGCATTCCCTCTCGCAGCTACCTGGACGAGATAGAAACGAGCATTAAGGAGAAACTTGGCCCCGACGGCGAGGTGCCGTTGCCCAATTGGGGCGGCTATCTAGTGCGTCCGACTCTAATCGAGTTCTGGCAAGGACAAACGGATCGCTTGCACGATCGCATCCGTTTTCGACGTGGACCTGACGTCGAGTCTGAAATCGACAACAAGTTGGTGCATTGTGGGGAAAATGGTTGGGTTTATGAACGACTCGCACCATAA